The proteins below come from a single Parageobacillus thermoglucosidasius genomic window:
- the nusB gene encoding transcription antitermination factor NusB, with protein MKRHEAREKALQALFQIDVGRIPPEEALQNVMGGEEADSFLRQLVFGVTEHQEEIDELLRANLEKWTLERVANVDRAILRMAAYEMKYLDDVPVKVSLDEAVELAKKFGDTKSGRFVNGVLSKVKDALHIQE; from the coding sequence ATGAAGAGGCATGAAGCAAGGGAAAAGGCGCTGCAGGCACTGTTTCAAATTGATGTCGGCCGCATTCCTCCCGAAGAGGCGCTGCAAAACGTAATGGGCGGCGAAGAGGCCGATTCGTTTTTGCGGCAGCTTGTCTTTGGCGTCACGGAGCATCAAGAAGAAATCGATGAATTGTTGCGCGCCAACTTGGAAAAATGGACGTTAGAGCGTGTCGCTAACGTTGATCGCGCGATTTTGCGAATGGCGGCATATGAAATGAAATACCTTGACGATGTTCCTGTCAAAGTGAGTTTAGATGAAGCGGTCGAATTAGCCAAAAAATTTGGCGATACGAAATCAGGCCGGTTTGTCAACGGCGTGCTTTCGAAAGTGAAAGATGCGTTACATATTCAAGAATAG
- a CDS encoding Asp23/Gls24 family envelope stress response protein, protein MSEHIFEMEQEQGGLGKVEIAPEVIEVIAGIAASEVEGIAQMRGNFAAGVVERFGKKNHGKGVKVDLREEGVAIDIYCLVQFGVSIPNVAKKVQENVRQALFNMTGLETSEVNVHIVGIQFDAGKQEQEAEQ, encoded by the coding sequence ATGTCAGAACATATTTTTGAAATGGAGCAAGAACAAGGCGGATTAGGAAAAGTGGAAATTGCGCCGGAAGTCATTGAAGTAATCGCCGGCATCGCCGCAAGCGAAGTGGAAGGAATTGCGCAAATGCGCGGGAACTTCGCTGCTGGTGTTGTCGAACGCTTCGGGAAGAAAAATCACGGAAAAGGGGTAAAAGTCGATTTAAGAGAAGAAGGAGTCGCGATCGACATTTATTGTCTCGTGCAATTCGGCGTTTCGATTCCAAACGTAGCGAAAAAAGTGCAAGAAAACGTTCGCCAAGCCCTTTTTAACATGACAGGGCTTGAAACGAGCGAAGTGAACGTTCATATCGTCGGCATTCAGTTTGATGCAGGAAAGCAAGAACAAGAAGCGGAACAATGA
- the accC gene encoding acetyl-CoA carboxylase biotin carboxylase subunit, whose protein sequence is MIKKVLIANRGEIAVRIIRACKELGIETVAVFSEADRDALHVQLADEAYCIGPTASKESYLNFTNIMSVATLTGCDAIHPGYGFLAENAAFAELCRECNITFIGPSPEAITKMGIKDVARETMREAGVPIVPGSQGIIESVDEAVALANEIGYPVIIKATAGGGGKGIRVARNEQELVKGINITQQEAATAFGNPGVYIEKYIEDFRHVEIQVLADSYGNVIHLGERDCSIQRRLQKLVEEAPSPALDEETRQKMGQAAVQAARAVNYTGAGTVEFIFDYRAKKFYFMEMNTRIQVEHPVTELITGIDLIKEQIRIASGEKLALTQDDVTFNGWAIECRINAENPEKNFMPSPGKINMYLPPGGLGVRVDSAAYPGYTIPPYYDSMIAKLIVHAPTREEAIARMKRALSEFIIDGIHTTIPFHIKLFEHEKFVKGEFNTKFLELYDIMKS, encoded by the coding sequence ATGATAAAAAAAGTGTTGATTGCCAACCGCGGGGAAATCGCCGTTCGGATTATTCGCGCTTGCAAAGAGCTTGGAATCGAAACGGTTGCCGTTTTTTCCGAAGCGGATCGCGATGCGCTCCATGTTCAGCTCGCAGATGAAGCGTATTGCATTGGTCCGACAGCATCAAAAGAAAGTTATTTAAACTTTACCAATATTATGAGTGTGGCCACATTGACGGGATGTGACGCCATCCATCCAGGGTACGGGTTTTTGGCGGAAAATGCCGCGTTTGCCGAGCTATGCCGCGAATGCAACATTACGTTTATCGGTCCGAGCCCGGAAGCGATTACGAAAATGGGAATTAAAGATGTTGCCCGTGAGACGATGCGGGAAGCTGGCGTGCCAATTGTCCCTGGTTCGCAAGGAATTATTGAAAGTGTGGACGAAGCGGTTGCGTTAGCGAACGAAATCGGCTATCCAGTCATCATTAAAGCGACGGCAGGCGGGGGCGGAAAAGGAATTCGCGTGGCAAGAAACGAACAAGAGCTCGTGAAAGGAATTAACATAACCCAGCAAGAAGCGGCCACCGCGTTTGGCAACCCGGGGGTATACATTGAAAAATACATTGAAGATTTCCGCCATGTGGAAATCCAAGTGCTTGCGGATTCTTATGGAAACGTTATTCATCTCGGCGAGCGCGATTGCTCGATCCAGCGCCGCCTGCAAAAGCTTGTCGAGGAAGCGCCATCACCGGCACTCGATGAAGAAACGCGCCAAAAAATGGGACAAGCGGCGGTGCAAGCGGCGCGCGCCGTCAATTATACCGGCGCTGGAACGGTGGAATTTATTTTTGACTATCGTGCCAAAAAATTCTATTTTATGGAAATGAACACACGCATTCAAGTGGAGCATCCTGTTACGGAGCTGATAACAGGGATCGATTTGATAAAAGAGCAAATCCGCATTGCTTCGGGAGAAAAGCTGGCGCTTACCCAAGACGACGTAACGTTTAACGGATGGGCGATTGAATGCCGGATCAATGCAGAAAATCCGGAGAAAAACTTTATGCCGTCGCCGGGAAAAATCAACATGTATTTGCCTCCGGGCGGTTTAGGCGTCCGGGTTGACTCTGCGGCATATCCGGGTTATACGATTCCGCCTTATTACGATTCCATGATTGCGAAATTGATCGTACACGCTCCTACCCGTGAAGAAGCAATCGCCCGCATGAAGCGAGCGTTAAGCGAGTTTATCATTGACGGCATTCATACAACGATTCCGTTCCACATAAAATTATTTGAGCATGAAAAATTTGTGAAAGGCGAGTTTAATACGAAATTTCTTGAGTTATATGATATTATGAAGTCATAA
- the accB gene encoding acetyl-CoA carboxylase biotin carboxyl carrier protein, with protein sequence MKIQEIRELIRLIDQSGIEEFVYEHDGTKVHMKKPAAVAPVQAVVAPAVEQEQVVKPAAAAEEVKPQAPTQPVAPPTEAKPQEPPKQEVKNTENLHKITSPMVGTFYAAPSPDAPPYVKVGDKVKTDTVVCIIEAMKLFNEIEAEVNGEIVEVLVENGQLVEYGQPLFLVKPE encoded by the coding sequence ATGAAAATCCAGGAAATTCGTGAACTTATTCGTTTAATCGATCAGTCAGGCATCGAAGAATTTGTTTATGAGCATGATGGGACAAAAGTACATATGAAAAAACCGGCGGCTGTGGCACCAGTTCAGGCGGTGGTTGCGCCTGCGGTTGAGCAAGAACAAGTGGTTAAACCGGCAGCGGCAGCAGAGGAAGTAAAACCGCAAGCGCCAACACAGCCGGTTGCTCCGCCGACAGAAGCGAAACCGCAAGAACCGCCGAAACAAGAAGTGAAAAATACAGAAAATTTACATAAAATCACTTCACCAATGGTCGGGACATTTTACGCAGCTCCATCTCCAGATGCGCCTCCATATGTAAAAGTGGGCGATAAAGTAAAAACAGACACGGTCGTTTGCATTATCGAAGCGATGAAGTTGTTTAACGAAATTGAAGCAGAAGTAAACGGAGAAATCGTTGAAGTGCTTGTTGAAAACGGGCAGCTTGTCGAGTACGGACAACCTCTATTTCTTGTGAAACCGGAATAA
- a CDS encoding SpoIIIAH-like family protein, which produces MLKRQTVWLLTMLSLVVVLSVYYITAPKDTNNHIAFVDNGNVAEQQANDKEKADVAVEETEAKNGNVTSSESGDDVFTALRMQIEDERSRLRDQLNDIVASANATAQQKSDALDKIEKLQALTEKEATLETLIKSKGGYDDVLVRADNDKVRVTIKAKNHSAKSANEVIHIVKSEIPEADVVNVEFQPAG; this is translated from the coding sequence ATGTTGAAGAGACAAACTGTTTGGCTGCTAACGATGCTAAGTTTAGTCGTTGTTTTATCCGTTTATTACATCACGGCGCCAAAAGACACAAATAACCATATCGCTTTTGTGGATAATGGAAATGTGGCGGAACAACAAGCAAATGATAAAGAAAAAGCGGATGTGGCTGTGGAGGAAACGGAAGCAAAAAATGGAAATGTTACTTCCAGCGAATCGGGCGATGACGTATTTACTGCGCTTCGCATGCAAATTGAAGATGAACGAAGCCGGTTGCGCGACCAATTAAATGACATTGTCGCTTCCGCAAACGCCACCGCACAGCAAAAAAGCGACGCGCTTGATAAAATTGAAAAGCTGCAAGCGCTGACGGAAAAAGAAGCGACACTGGAAACATTAATCAAATCAAAAGGCGGCTATGATGATGTGCTCGTCCGCGCTGACAACGATAAAGTGCGGGTGACAATTAAAGCAAAAAACCATTCCGCGAAATCCGCCAATGAGGTAATTCATATAGTGAAAAGTGAAATTCCGGAAGCCGATGTGGTGAACGTCGAATTCCAGCCGGCTGGATAA
- the spoIIIAG gene encoding stage III sporulation protein AG: MLDFIKRLFLPAKKETKEQKRTPFSYMFLLLLAGIALMVMSHFAKDEKAVSTNKEKVEERAQPTEPVFGQQQDAKSKIIAAYEQRYEEQLKTALEAIEGVEDVTVVVNIDTTEMKILEKNRVTQHQTTEETDREGGKRKIENQSTNEEVVVIRDGDSETPLVLTTKKPEIRGVLVVAKGADNLQIKKWIVEAVTRVLNVPSYRVAVLPKK; this comes from the coding sequence ATGCTCGACTTCATTAAACGATTGTTTTTGCCTGCGAAAAAAGAAACGAAGGAGCAGAAACGAACGCCGTTTTCGTACATGTTTCTTTTATTATTAGCAGGGATAGCACTAATGGTAATGAGCCACTTTGCCAAGGACGAGAAAGCCGTATCAACAAATAAAGAAAAAGTAGAAGAACGTGCGCAACCAACAGAACCAGTGTTTGGGCAACAGCAAGATGCAAAGTCCAAAATCATCGCCGCTTATGAACAACGTTACGAAGAACAGCTGAAAACCGCGCTTGAGGCGATTGAAGGTGTTGAAGATGTGACAGTGGTTGTCAATATTGATACAACAGAAATGAAAATATTGGAGAAAAACCGCGTCACGCAACATCAAACAACAGAGGAAACCGACCGCGAAGGCGGAAAGCGAAAAATTGAAAACCAATCAACTAACGAAGAAGTGGTTGTCATCCGCGATGGGGACAGCGAAACGCCGCTGGTATTAACGACGAAAAAACCGGAAATTCGCGGAGTGCTGGTAGTGGCGAAAGGTGCTGATAATTTACAAATAAAAAAATGGATTGTTGAGGCAGTTACGCGTGTTTTAAATGTCCCAAGCTATCGTGTTGCTGTATTGCCGAAAAAATAA
- the spoIIIAF gene encoding stage III sporulation protein AF has product MQIVIEWVTNILIFILFAMIIDLLLPSSNMQKYVKMVVGLILLLLMLSPMLKLFSIDPDRLIASAISDEGNQQEMMKNEIEMKKKEIQASQRAYILEQMAVQMKNEADEELMEKYGLSVENVSLQTKEKENLQIPEDIEMIEVMLAKQEKLGEVQPVIIDASTPTDEQDHDQRLEKEIRAWLATKWEIHENKIAVQIKGREWGDARLH; this is encoded by the coding sequence ATGCAGATTGTGATCGAATGGGTGACGAATATTCTTATTTTCATTTTATTTGCCATGATAATTGATTTGCTGCTCCCATCTAGCAATATGCAAAAATACGTGAAAATGGTCGTTGGGCTTATTTTGCTTTTGCTTATGTTGTCTCCGATGTTAAAGTTATTTTCCATCGATCCGGACCGCCTCATCGCTTCTGCCATATCAGACGAAGGGAACCAACAAGAGATGATGAAAAATGAAATCGAAATGAAGAAAAAAGAAATACAAGCCTCACAACGTGCATATATTTTAGAACAAATGGCTGTCCAGATGAAAAACGAAGCGGATGAGGAGTTGATGGAAAAGTATGGATTGAGCGTGGAGAACGTCTCTCTGCAAACAAAAGAAAAAGAAAATTTGCAGATTCCAGAAGATATTGAAATGATTGAAGTAATGCTGGCCAAACAAGAAAAGCTTGGAGAGGTTCAGCCCGTTATTATCGATGCATCAACGCCGACGGATGAACAAGACCACGACCAACGATTGGAAAAAGAAATACGCGCATGGCTGGCAACGAAATGGGAAATACACGAAAATAAAATCGCTGTGCAAATAAAGGGGAGGGAATGGGGGGATGCTCGACTTCATTAA
- the spoIIIAE gene encoding stage III sporulation protein AE — translation MKVKAVAVVGLFFFFFSPFVVQASSPNDQLVQRQIEQLDVSEIRKYWEEISTEYGGFLPESQKGSLTEFVSGEKQLSLKEWLIALMKFLFYELQANGKLLGTLILLTVFSMVLQSLQNAFAQQAVSKVAYAVVYMVLMIIALNSFRVAMDYALDAVQVMSHFMIAMIPLLLALLASSGGVISAAFFHPIILFLMNTTGAIVEYVTLPLLFLAALLNIVSTLTDHYKVTQLAELLTKISMGILGAILTVFLGVMSVKGATSAIADGIALRTAKFVTGNFVPVVGKMFTDAADTVVTASMLLKNTVGIVGVTILLIIAAFPALKIFAIALVYKVSAAVMQPLGEGPVISCLSIMSKSIAYVFASLAIVSLMFFLSLVVIITAGNITMMVR, via the coding sequence TTGAAAGTAAAGGCAGTAGCGGTAGTCGGCCTATTTTTCTTCTTTTTTTCTCCATTTGTGGTACAAGCTTCTTCACCGAACGACCAGCTTGTGCAAAGGCAAATAGAACAGCTCGATGTTAGCGAAATTCGGAAATATTGGGAAGAGATTTCCACAGAATACGGAGGTTTTTTGCCGGAAAGCCAAAAAGGGTCACTCACCGAATTTGTAAGCGGAGAAAAACAATTATCGCTAAAAGAATGGTTGATTGCGCTGATGAAATTTCTTTTTTATGAATTGCAGGCAAACGGAAAGTTATTAGGAACATTAATTTTATTAACGGTGTTTAGCATGGTGCTGCAATCATTGCAAAATGCGTTTGCGCAGCAAGCCGTCAGCAAAGTTGCTTATGCGGTTGTTTACATGGTGTTGATGATCATTGCATTAAATAGTTTCCGGGTTGCGATGGATTATGCATTGGATGCTGTCCAGGTAATGAGTCATTTTATGATCGCGATGATTCCGCTGCTCTTGGCATTATTAGCTTCTTCAGGGGGAGTCATATCTGCGGCGTTTTTCCATCCCATTATTCTTTTTCTGATGAATACGACAGGAGCGATTGTCGAATACGTTACGTTGCCTCTTTTGTTTTTGGCGGCGCTGTTAAATATTGTTAGCACGTTAACCGACCATTATAAAGTGACGCAGCTTGCCGAATTGCTTACGAAAATCAGCATGGGGATACTTGGCGCGATTTTGACGGTTTTTCTTGGTGTCATGTCCGTGAAAGGAGCGACGTCAGCAATTGCCGACGGCATTGCGTTGCGGACGGCAAAATTTGTGACGGGAAACTTTGTCCCGGTCGTTGGCAAAATGTTTACCGATGCGGCCGATACGGTTGTGACCGCCTCGATGTTGCTGAAAAATACGGTTGGCATCGTCGGTGTCACCATTTTATTGATCATCGCGGCGTTTCCGGCGCTGAAAATTTTTGCTATCGCACTTGTTTACAAGGTTTCCGCGGCGGTCATGCAGCCTCTTGGAGAAGGGCCGGTTATTTCTTGCCTTAGCATCATGAGCAAAAGCATTGCCTATGTTTTTGCTTCCCTAGCTATTGTATCGCTGATGTTTTTTCTTAGTTTAGTCGTTATCATTACGGCTGGGAACATCACGATGATGGTTCGTTAG
- the spoIIIAD gene encoding stage III sporulation protein AD, with amino-acid sequence MQIVGLGLIATFLVVLLKEQKSSVAFLLTVFAGCVIFLFLVDQIGEILRMLQKIATDTKINMIYFETILKIIGIAYIAEFAAQISRDAGQGAIASKIELGGKIIILALAIPILTAIIETVIGFIPST; translated from the coding sequence TTGCAAATTGTCGGTCTTGGCTTAATTGCGACGTTTTTAGTGGTGTTATTAAAAGAACAAAAATCGAGTGTGGCATTTTTGCTGACGGTATTTGCCGGGTGCGTGATTTTCCTTTTTCTCGTTGATCAAATTGGCGAGATTTTGCGCATGCTGCAAAAAATAGCAACGGATACGAAAATTAATATGATTTATTTTGAAACGATTTTAAAAATTATTGGCATTGCTTACATTGCTGAGTTTGCCGCGCAAATTTCCCGGGATGCCGGCCAAGGGGCGATCGCTTCCAAAATTGAGCTTGGCGGAAAAATTATTATTTTGGCGTTAGCCATTCCCATTTTAACGGCCATTATTGAAACGGTGATTGGCTTCATTCCTTCAACATAA
- the spoIIIAC gene encoding stage III sporulation protein AC, which produces MGMDVDVIFKIAGVGIVVAFLHTVLDQMGKKEYAQWVTLLGFVYILFMVASIVSDLFQKIKDVFLFQG; this is translated from the coding sequence ATGGGCATGGATGTGGATGTTATTTTTAAAATCGCTGGCGTCGGGATTGTTGTCGCATTTTTGCATACGGTGCTGGATCAAATGGGAAAGAAGGAATACGCCCAATGGGTGACGCTTCTTGGCTTTGTTTACATTTTATTTATGGTCGCCTCGATTGTCAGTGATTTGTTTCAAAAAATTAAAGATGTGTTTTTGTTTCAAGGCTAG
- the spoIIIAB gene encoding stage III sporulation protein SpoIIIAB has protein sequence MKLAGAILILLTTTWTGFEAARMLHERPRQLRQLKAALQALEAEIMYAHTPLSEAALHISKQISLPLSKLFEQFAAKLQVGETSVQQAWEESLQEVWGTTALKQGELEIMRQFGETLGQYDRHTQQKQIALALVHLEREEADALERQARYEKMAKSLGVLAGLLLVILLI, from the coding sequence ATGAAGCTTGCCGGAGCGATTCTTATTTTGCTGACAACAACATGGACTGGATTTGAGGCGGCGCGAATGTTGCATGAACGGCCAAGGCAGCTGCGCCAGCTCAAGGCAGCGTTGCAAGCGTTAGAAGCAGAAATCATGTACGCTCATACTCCTTTGTCAGAGGCGGCCTTGCATATTAGCAAGCAAATATCATTGCCGTTGTCCAAGCTGTTTGAACAGTTCGCCGCCAAGCTGCAAGTTGGCGAAACGAGCGTGCAGCAGGCATGGGAAGAAAGTTTGCAAGAGGTGTGGGGAACGACAGCACTTAAGCAGGGGGAATTGGAAATTATGAGGCAATTCGGTGAAACGCTTGGGCAATATGACCGGCATACGCAGCAGAAACAGATTGCGCTGGCGCTCGTTCACTTGGAGCGGGAAGAGGCGGATGCGCTTGAAAGGCAGGCGCGTTATGAAAAGATGGCAAAAAGTTTGGGGGTTCTTGCGGGACTGCTTCTGGTGATTTTATTGATTTGA
- the spoIIIAA gene encoding stage III sporulation protein AA: MQAIWDILPKTIAAILRQQPPSWHEHVEEIRIRVLRPLEIIVKGTAQFLPYEVTREDGMHLLNKLSQYSIYAIEEELKRGFITIQGGHRVGLAGKVVTEGGSVKAIHHVTSFNIRIAKQKIGIAEPLVPYVYDGRWHNTMIIGSPQTGKTTLLRDAARMISTGILARHIPSQKVGIVDERSEIAGCVKGIPQFQLGNRVDVLDACPKAEGMMMMIRSMSPDVLIVDEIGRSEDGEAILEAVNAGVCIWTTVHGRNRKDVLQRPTLRPIMEQGVFERFVELTNERGPGTVRCITDASGAVLYERTVKSG, encoded by the coding sequence ATGCAAGCGATATGGGATATACTTCCGAAAACCATTGCCGCCATACTGCGGCAACAGCCTCCTTCATGGCATGAACATGTGGAAGAAATTCGCATAAGGGTGCTCCGCCCGTTAGAAATTATCGTGAAAGGAACGGCTCAATTTCTTCCATACGAAGTAACCCGGGAAGATGGCATGCACTTGCTGAATAAATTGAGCCAATATTCGATTTATGCAATAGAAGAGGAATTGAAGCGCGGATTTATTACCATACAGGGAGGCCATCGTGTTGGACTAGCAGGAAAAGTGGTGACTGAGGGAGGAAGCGTGAAAGCGATTCACCATGTGACATCTTTCAATATCCGCATCGCAAAACAGAAAATCGGCATTGCCGAACCGCTCGTGCCGTATGTGTATGACGGGCGCTGGCATAATACAATGATCATCGGTTCGCCGCAGACGGGGAAAACGACGCTGTTGCGCGACGCGGCGCGAATGATCAGCACCGGGATTCTCGCGCGGCACATTCCATCGCAAAAAGTCGGCATTGTCGATGAGCGTTCGGAAATTGCTGGATGCGTGAAAGGAATTCCGCAATTTCAGCTTGGAAACCGCGTTGACGTGCTCGATGCGTGCCCGAAAGCGGAAGGAATGATGATGATGATCCGTTCGATGAGCCCGGACGTGTTGATCGTGGATGAAATAGGCCGCTCTGAAGATGGCGAGGCAATTTTAGAAGCGGTGAACGCCGGAGTATGCATATGGACAACGGTTCATGGAAGAAATAGGAAAGATGTACTGCAGCGCCCGACCTTGCGCCCGATTATGGAGCAAGGCGTGTTTGAAAGATTTGTCGAATTGACAAATGAACGCGGGCCAGGGACAGTAAGATGCATTACCGATGCGAGTGGCGCGGTGTTGTATGAACGGACGGTGAAAAGCGGATGA
- the efp gene encoding elongation factor P, with protein MISVNDFRTGLTIEVDGDIWRVIEFQHVKPGKGAAFVRSKLRNLRTGAIQEKTFRAGEKVNRAQIDTRKMQYLYANGDQHVFMDMETYEQIELSSQQIEYELKFLKENMEVYIMMYQGETIGVELPNTVELKVVETEPGIKGDTASGGSKPAKLETGLVVQVPFFVNEGDTLIINTADGTYVSRA; from the coding sequence ATGATTTCAGTAAACGATTTTCGTACAGGATTAACGATTGAAGTAGATGGCGATATTTGGCGTGTCATCGAGTTCCAGCACGTCAAACCTGGTAAAGGAGCGGCGTTTGTCCGTTCAAAACTTCGCAATCTGCGCACAGGCGCGATTCAAGAAAAAACGTTCCGCGCCGGCGAAAAAGTTAACCGCGCGCAAATCGATACGCGCAAAATGCAATATTTATATGCCAACGGCGATCAGCACGTATTCATGGATATGGAAACATACGAACAAATCGAACTTTCTTCGCAACAAATTGAATATGAATTGAAATTTTTAAAAGAAAACATGGAAGTTTACATCATGATGTATCAAGGAGAAACCATTGGTGTTGAACTTCCAAACACCGTTGAATTAAAAGTAGTAGAAACAGAGCCTGGCATTAAAGGCGATACTGCTTCTGGCGGATCAAAGCCGGCAAAACTGGAAACCGGCCTTGTCGTTCAAGTTCCGTTCTTTGTCAACGAAGGCGATACGCTCATTATCAACACAGCGGATGGGACATACGTTTCCCGCGCCTAA
- a CDS encoding M24 family metallopeptidase, translating to MGKLEKLRALFAEYDIDGMLVTNPYNRRYITGFTGTAGVAVISQDKAVFITDFRYIEQASKQVQGFEIVKHTGPIVEEVAKQVARLHIQKLGFEQEDVSYATFKAYEQAVNAELVPTSLVVEKLRLIKSESEIKILKEAAAIADAAFEHILSFIRPGVKEIEVANELEFFMRKQGATSSSFDTIVASGYRSALPHGVATDKVIEKGELVTLDFGAYYNGYCSDITRTVAVGEISDELKTIYNIVLEAQLRGMKGIKPGMTGKEADALTRDYITEKGYGDYFGHSTGHGIGLEIHEGPTLSARSDVVLAPGMVVTVEPGIYIPGLGGVRIEDDTVVTENGNEALTHSPKELIIL from the coding sequence ATGGGAAAATTAGAGAAATTGCGTGCGTTGTTTGCTGAATATGACATTGATGGAATGCTTGTAACAAATCCGTATAATCGCCGTTACATTACTGGCTTTACCGGAACAGCGGGAGTCGCTGTCATCAGCCAGGACAAAGCGGTGTTTATTACGGATTTCCGTTACATCGAACAGGCATCCAAACAAGTGCAAGGTTTTGAAATTGTGAAACATACCGGACCGATCGTTGAAGAAGTCGCAAAGCAAGTTGCCCGCCTCCACATTCAAAAGCTCGGCTTTGAGCAAGAAGACGTTTCTTACGCGACGTTCAAAGCATATGAGCAAGCAGTGAACGCTGAACTCGTTCCAACGTCGCTTGTTGTTGAAAAGTTACGCTTGATTAAGTCGGAATCAGAGATTAAGATATTAAAGGAAGCGGCGGCAATTGCTGATGCGGCGTTCGAACATATTCTTTCTTTTATCCGACCAGGTGTCAAAGAAATTGAAGTCGCGAATGAGTTAGAATTTTTTATGCGCAAACAAGGTGCGACTTCTTCTTCGTTTGATACGATTGTTGCATCTGGCTATCGCTCCGCATTACCGCACGGAGTGGCAACCGATAAAGTCATCGAAAAAGGAGAGCTCGTCACCCTTGATTTTGGAGCATATTACAACGGATATTGCTCTGACATAACAAGAACAGTGGCAGTGGGCGAAATTAGCGATGAGCTGAAAACGATTTATAACATTGTGCTTGAGGCGCAATTGCGCGGCATGAAAGGGATAAAGCCGGGCATGACCGGAAAGGAAGCAGATGCGCTTACGCGTGATTACATTACGGAAAAAGGCTACGGAGATTATTTTGGCCATTCGACTGGCCACGGGATAGGATTGGAGATTCACGAAGGACCGACGCTATCTGCCCGTTCCGATGTCGTGCTGGCGCCGGGCATGGTCGTCACTGTAGAGCCAGGCATTTACATACCGGGGCTTGGCGGCGTGCGCATTGAAGATGATACGGTTGTCACGGAAAACGGTAATGAAGCGCTGACTCATTCGCCAAAAGAGCTTATCATTTTATAA
- the aroQ gene encoding type II 3-dehydroquinate dehydratase yields MAHLLLINGPNLNLLGKREPHIYGSTTLDSLEQELISFANEHGAALTCFQSNHEGAIIDRIHEAEGKYDGIILNAGAFTHYSYAIRDAIASISIPVVEVHISNIHAREPFRHQSVIAPVVAGQIVGFGLAGYRLAILALLEIKGRGDK; encoded by the coding sequence ATGGCGCATCTTCTTCTCATTAACGGTCCGAACTTGAACCTCCTCGGCAAGCGGGAACCGCATATTTATGGAAGCACAACGCTCGACAGCTTGGAACAGGAGTTAATCTCGTTTGCCAATGAGCATGGCGCAGCGTTAACATGTTTTCAAAGCAATCATGAAGGAGCGATTATTGATCGCATTCACGAGGCGGAAGGAAAATATGACGGCATCATTTTAAATGCCGGCGCGTTCACTCATTACAGCTATGCGATTCGCGACGCCATCGCCAGCATTAGCATCCCGGTGGTGGAAGTACATATTTCCAATATTCACGCGCGCGAGCCGTTTCGCCACCAGTCTGTCATCGCCCCGGTTGTCGCCGGGCAAATTGTTGGGTTCGGGCTGGCAGGATATCGGCTAGCTATTTTAGCATTATTAGAAATAAAGGGAAGAGGAGATAAATGA